The proteins below are encoded in one region of Paraburkholderia aromaticivorans:
- a CDS encoding DMT family transporter — translation METLVVLLVLLSAMLHATWNAFLHLSEDRVWLLGMMAMPYIAVSAVGVIVLPLPAPAAWPYIFASVVLEFGYLLALIRAYKSGDFGQIYPIARGLSPMLVFVGALVFAHEALKPLAAIGVALVSLGIVSLAFRRGMRFSGESVPFALLTGIFIATYSVVDGIGARLAGNGLSYIMWVYLIWNIPQFLLAWHWRGGAKGLFIGRAVVLKGIAAGVLALSAYCLIIEAYRYLPIAMVSALREMSSIFAVVIGWLFMREKLTTRRIVACALVTLGAVLIRV, via the coding sequence ATGGAAACCTTAGTCGTTTTGCTGGTGCTGCTCTCCGCGATGCTTCACGCTACGTGGAATGCGTTTCTGCATCTTTCCGAAGATCGCGTCTGGCTGCTCGGCATGATGGCGATGCCGTATATCGCCGTCAGCGCGGTCGGCGTGATCGTGTTGCCCCTGCCGGCGCCGGCGGCGTGGCCGTACATCTTTGCATCGGTGGTGCTGGAATTCGGCTATCTGCTGGCGCTGATCCGCGCCTACAAAAGCGGCGACTTCGGGCAGATCTATCCGATTGCGCGCGGCCTTTCGCCGATGCTCGTATTCGTCGGCGCACTGGTCTTCGCCCATGAAGCGCTCAAGCCGCTGGCGGCGATCGGTGTGGCGCTGGTGTCGCTCGGCATCGTCTCGCTGGCGTTTCGACGCGGCATGCGCTTTTCGGGTGAGAGTGTGCCGTTCGCGCTCCTTACCGGCATCTTTATCGCGACCTATTCGGTGGTCGACGGTATCGGCGCGCGCCTGGCGGGCAATGGCCTGAGCTACATCATGTGGGTCTATCTGATCTGGAACATTCCGCAGTTTCTGCTCGCCTGGCATTGGCGCGGCGGCGCCAAGGGACTGTTTATCGGGCGCGCGGTGGTGCTCAAGGGCATCGCGGCGGGCGTGCTCGCGTTGAGCGCGTACTGCCTGATCATCGAGGCGTACCGCTATCTGCCGATTGCAATGGTTTCGGCGCTGCGCGAGATGAGCTCGATCTTCGCGGTGGTGATCGGCTGGCTGTTCATGCGGGAGAAGCTGACCACGCGGCGGATCGTTGCGTGCGCCTTGGTGACGCTGGGGGCGGTGTTGATACGGGTTTGA
- the phnC gene encoding phosphonate ABC transporter ATP-binding protein, translating to MEAIREAIRIERLSKTFSNGRKALDEVDLRVEPGEMVALIGASGSGKSTLLRHIAGFTASDAQPSQIAILGRPIQQNGRIVREVRSIRRDIGFVFQQFNLVNRLSVESNVLIGALARLPLWRRLSGRFPRAERALSMAALNEVGIGEHARERAANLSGGQQQRAALARALVQRARIVLADEPIASLDPESSRRVMEMLRTLNVEHQLTVLVSLHQVDIAMQYCPRTIALRRGKVVYDGPSAALTPALLKKLYGDDARELLDEAAQGADDIEAQNAAGSTPPQDTAPASTRYAFALNPAHSN from the coding sequence ATGGAAGCAATTCGGGAAGCAATCCGTATCGAACGGTTGAGCAAGACGTTCAGCAACGGCCGCAAGGCGCTGGACGAAGTCGATCTGCGCGTCGAACCGGGCGAAATGGTTGCGTTGATCGGCGCCTCAGGCTCGGGCAAGTCGACGCTGCTGCGCCATATCGCGGGCTTCACGGCTTCGGATGCGCAGCCGTCGCAGATCGCGATACTGGGCCGGCCGATTCAGCAGAATGGCCGCATCGTGCGCGAAGTGCGCAGCATTCGCCGTGATATCGGCTTCGTGTTCCAGCAATTCAATCTGGTGAACCGCCTCTCCGTCGAAAGCAATGTGCTGATCGGCGCGCTTGCGCGGTTACCGTTGTGGCGTCGACTCAGCGGCCGTTTTCCGCGTGCCGAGCGGGCGTTGTCGATGGCTGCGTTGAACGAAGTCGGCATCGGCGAACATGCGCGCGAACGCGCCGCCAATCTCTCCGGCGGCCAGCAGCAGCGTGCGGCGCTGGCCCGCGCGCTGGTGCAGCGCGCGCGCATCGTGCTCGCCGATGAACCGATCGCCTCGCTCGACCCCGAGTCGTCGCGCCGCGTGATGGAGATGCTGCGCACGCTGAACGTCGAGCATCAACTCACGGTGCTGGTGTCGCTGCATCAGGTCGACATCGCCATGCAGTACTGCCCGCGCACGATTGCGCTGCGCCGCGGCAAGGTGGTCTACGACGGCCCGTCCGCCGCGCTCACGCCTGCCTTGCTCAAAAAACTCTACGGCGACGATGCCCGCGAACTACTCGATGAAGCCGCCCAAGGCGCGGACGATATCGAGGCTCAAAACGCCGCCGGCAGCACACCGCCTCAGGACACCGCGCCCGCCTCCACGCGCTACGCATTCGCACTCAATCCGGCGCACTCGAACTGA
- a CDS encoding 4-aminobutyrate--2-oxoglutarate transaminase — protein sequence MKNAELKSRKDAATPRGVGVMCDFYAERAENAELWDVEGRRFIDFAAGIAVCNTGHRHPKILAAIRDQLDHFTHTAYQIVPYASYVELAEKLNERAPGDHPKKTALFTTGAEAVENAIKIARAATGRPGVIAFTGGFHGRTLMGMALTGKVAPYKIGFGPFPSDVFHAPFPNPLHGVTTADSLKAIEFLFKADIDPKRVAAIIFEPVQGEGGFYPAPAEFVRALRKLCNEHGILLIADEVQTGFARTGKLFAMHHYDVVPDLMTVAKSLAGGMPLSGVIGRADVMDAAAPGGLGGTYAGNPLAVAAAHAVLDIIDEEKLCERATVLGDRVKAKLIALQSDVPQIADVRGPGGMVAVEFCKAGGTEPDAEFTKRVQTRALERGLLLLVCGVYSNVVRFLFPLTIQDAVFDEAMAILEDVIKDSVTVAA from the coding sequence ATGAAGAACGCAGAACTGAAGAGCCGTAAAGACGCCGCCACGCCGCGCGGCGTCGGGGTGATGTGCGATTTCTACGCCGAGCGCGCTGAAAACGCGGAACTGTGGGACGTCGAGGGCCGCCGTTTCATCGACTTCGCGGCCGGTATCGCCGTATGCAACACGGGCCACCGTCATCCGAAGATCCTCGCCGCGATCCGCGACCAGCTCGATCATTTCACCCACACGGCGTATCAGATCGTGCCGTACGCGTCGTATGTCGAACTGGCTGAGAAGCTCAACGAGCGTGCGCCGGGCGACCATCCGAAAAAGACCGCGTTGTTCACGACCGGCGCCGAGGCCGTCGAAAACGCGATCAAGATCGCCCGCGCCGCGACGGGCCGTCCGGGCGTGATCGCCTTCACCGGCGGTTTCCACGGCCGCACGCTGATGGGCATGGCGCTGACCGGCAAGGTCGCACCGTACAAGATCGGCTTTGGACCGTTCCCGTCGGACGTGTTCCATGCGCCGTTCCCGAATCCGCTGCACGGCGTGACCACGGCCGACTCGCTGAAGGCCATCGAATTCCTCTTCAAGGCCGACATCGATCCGAAGCGCGTGGCCGCGATCATCTTTGAACCGGTTCAGGGCGAAGGCGGCTTCTATCCGGCGCCGGCCGAATTCGTGCGCGCCTTGCGCAAACTGTGCAACGAGCACGGCATTCTGCTGATCGCAGACGAAGTCCAAACGGGCTTCGCGCGTACCGGCAAGCTGTTCGCCATGCATCACTACGACGTGGTGCCCGATCTGATGACGGTCGCCAAGAGTCTCGCCGGCGGCATGCCGCTGTCGGGCGTGATCGGCCGTGCCGATGTGATGGACGCCGCGGCGCCTGGCGGCCTCGGCGGCACGTATGCGGGCAATCCGTTGGCGGTTGCCGCCGCGCATGCGGTGCTCGATATCATCGACGAAGAGAAGCTCTGCGAGCGCGCTACGGTGCTGGGTGACCGCGTCAAGGCCAAGCTGATCGCGCTGCAAAGCGACGTGCCGCAAATCGCCGACGTGCGCGGCCCCGGCGGCATGGTCGCCGTGGAGTTCTGCAAGGCAGGCGGCACGGAACCGGACGCGGAATTCACCAAGCGCGTGCAGACGCGTGCGCTCGAACGCGGCTTGCTGCTGCTCGTGTGCGGCGTCTATTCGAACGTGGTGCGCTTCCTGTTCCCGCTCACGATTCAGGACGCGGTCTTCGACGAAGCCATGGCGATCCTCGAAGACGTGATCAAGGACAGCGTCACCGTCGCGGCTTAA
- a CDS encoding helix-turn-helix domain-containing protein has translation MNTTIHPTPLPSQQEAELARTSSRNLSVVLSSRAETQQFDFKDDRGQTRTVELPTSVVRLMVDVLTEIGQGNAVSIIPIHAELTTQEAADLLNVSRPYFVQLLEKKEIPFRKVNTHRRVRYEDVMAYKNRIDAQRRKALDELAALSQDMGLE, from the coding sequence ATGAACACCACCATCCATCCCACCCCGCTTCCGTCACAACAGGAGGCCGAGCTTGCCCGCACCTCCAGCCGGAATCTGTCGGTGGTGCTGTCCAGCCGCGCCGAGACACAGCAGTTCGACTTCAAGGACGACAGAGGTCAAACGCGCACCGTCGAATTGCCGACTTCCGTCGTGCGTCTGATGGTCGATGTTCTGACGGAGATCGGCCAAGGGAACGCCGTTTCCATCATTCCGATTCATGCCGAACTAACTACGCAAGAAGCCGCCGATCTGTTGAATGTGTCGCGGCCCTACTTCGTGCAGTTGCTTGAGAAGAAGGAGATTCCGTTCCGCAAGGTGAACACTCACCGGCGCGTACGGTACGAAGACGTAATGGCCTACAAGAATCGGATTGACGCACAGCGGCGTAAGGCGCTGGACGAACTGGCGGCTTTATCACAGGACATGGGTCTGGAATAG
- a CDS encoding PLP-dependent aminotransferase family protein, translated as MRASVLSDWLAQRLDRGNGQPIYRQLHRLLQQAILSRELPPGSKVPSSRLLAQELGIGRNTVTQVYEQLVLEGYVSSATGRGTFVADSAPDEIVGVPDAEAPAARPEPPPLQARRALSTRGARLIAGAGVSKRQWGAFMPGVPDVTKFPARVWSRLHNKYWRRLRPDLLTYAPGGGLASLRHALADYLRTSRSVRCTPEQIIITTGIHQSVDLAVRLLSDPGDVIWTEDPCYWGVRSVLHVSGLESRPIAVDEEGINPLADDLAQPPKLILVTPSHQYPLGMVMSLARRRMLLEYARQNQCWIIEDDYDSEYRYGSRPLASLQGLDTSGQVIYVGSFGKTLFPGLRIGYLVVPEALAESFATASAELYREGQLLQQAMLAEFIAEGHFTSHIRKMRTLYGQRRQTLLDAAAQRYGDALPAVGGDAGLHLVMQLPDGSDDRRVAAAALERNIVVRPLSGYYAQPSLAPSGLLIGYACVPDEEIAPAFNTLADAIDATLPEFA; from the coding sequence ATGCGCGCGAGCGTTTTGTCCGACTGGCTGGCCCAGCGCCTCGACCGGGGCAACGGTCAGCCGATCTATCGTCAGTTGCATCGGCTGTTGCAGCAAGCGATCCTGTCGCGCGAATTGCCGCCGGGCAGCAAGGTGCCGTCGTCGCGTTTGCTGGCGCAGGAGTTGGGCATCGGGCGCAACACCGTCACGCAGGTGTATGAGCAACTCGTACTCGAAGGTTATGTCAGTTCGGCGACCGGGCGCGGCACGTTCGTCGCCGATAGCGCGCCGGACGAGATCGTCGGCGTGCCGGATGCCGAGGCGCCCGCCGCGCGTCCCGAGCCGCCGCCGTTGCAGGCGCGGCGCGCGCTTTCCACGCGCGGCGCGCGGCTGATCGCGGGCGCGGGCGTGTCCAAGCGGCAGTGGGGCGCGTTCATGCCTGGCGTGCCGGACGTCACGAAGTTTCCGGCGCGGGTCTGGAGCCGCCTGCACAACAAATATTGGCGGCGGCTGCGCCCGGACCTGCTGACGTATGCGCCGGGCGGCGGCCTGGCTTCGCTGCGGCATGCGCTGGCCGACTATCTGCGTACTTCGCGCTCGGTGCGCTGCACGCCAGAGCAGATCATCATCACGACCGGGATTCACCAGTCGGTCGATCTTGCCGTGCGCCTGCTGTCCGATCCGGGCGACGTGATCTGGACCGAAGACCCGTGTTATTGGGGCGTGCGCAGCGTGCTGCACGTGTCCGGCCTGGAATCGCGGCCGATCGCCGTCGACGAGGAAGGCATCAATCCGCTTGCCGACGACCTCGCGCAGCCGCCGAAGCTGATACTTGTCACGCCTTCGCACCAATATCCGCTCGGCATGGTGATGAGTCTCGCGCGGCGGCGCATGTTGCTCGAATACGCGCGGCAGAACCAGTGCTGGATCATCGAAGACGACTACGACAGCGAATACCGCTATGGCAGCCGGCCGCTGGCGTCGCTGCAGGGTCTGGATACGTCGGGGCAGGTGATTTACGTGGGCAGCTTCGGCAAGACGCTGTTTCCAGGGTTGCGCATCGGCTACCTCGTGGTGCCGGAAGCGCTGGCGGAGAGTTTTGCCACGGCGAGCGCCGAGTTGTATCGAGAGGGGCAGTTGCTGCAGCAGGCGATGCTTGCGGAGTTCATCGCCGAAGGGCATTTCACGTCGCATATCCGAAAGATGCGCACGCTGTACGGACAGCGCCGCCAGACGCTGCTCGACGCCGCCGCGCAGCGTTACGGCGACGCCTTGCCGGCGGTGGGCGGCGACGCCGGTTTGCATCTCGTGATGCAGTTGCCCGATGGCAGCGATGACCGGCGGGTGGCGGCTGCCGCGCTGGAGCGCAATATCGTCGTGCGGCCGTTGTCGGGGTATTACGCGCAACCGTCGCTGGCGCCGTCGGGTTTGCTGATCGGCTACGCGTGCGTGCCGGATGAGGAGATCGCGCCGGCTTTCAACACGCTCGCCGATGCGATCGATGCGACGTTGCCGGAGTTTGCGTGA
- the phnE gene encoding phosphonate ABC transporter, permease protein PhnE — protein sequence MNTVDLITSPARASEALDAQAARHPAPAAGKRSWLSLLGWIAVLAVLGGAWHGADMRPLDLLSDSGNMGQFAKDFFPPDFHEWRSYLHEMVVTLSVAVWGTALSLVCAVPCGLMSAHNMAPMWIVQPMRRMMDACRAINEMVFAMLFIVAVGLGPFAGVLALWVHTTGVLAKLFAEAVEAIDPRPAEGVRATGATSLDEIIYGVLPQVLPLWISYALYRFESNVRSAMVVGMVGAGGIGVVLYEAIRSFNYAQTAAVMIMVIVVVTVIDLVSTWLRERVT from the coding sequence ATGAACACGGTCGATCTGATCACGTCGCCGGCGCGTGCGAGCGAAGCGCTCGACGCCCAGGCGGCGCGTCATCCCGCGCCGGCTGCCGGCAAGCGTAGCTGGCTGTCGCTGCTCGGTTGGATCGCGGTGCTTGCGGTGTTGGGCGGCGCATGGCACGGCGCCGACATGCGCCCGCTGGATCTGCTCAGCGACTCCGGCAACATGGGCCAGTTCGCCAAGGACTTCTTCCCGCCGGACTTCCACGAATGGCGCAGCTATCTGCACGAGATGGTTGTGACGCTCTCGGTGGCGGTGTGGGGCACCGCTCTTTCGCTCGTGTGCGCGGTGCCGTGCGGACTGATGTCCGCTCACAACATGGCGCCGATGTGGATCGTGCAACCCATGCGCCGCATGATGGACGCGTGCCGCGCGATCAATGAAATGGTCTTCGCGATGCTGTTCATCGTCGCGGTCGGCCTCGGTCCTTTTGCCGGCGTGCTCGCGCTGTGGGTGCACACCACCGGCGTGCTCGCCAAACTGTTCGCCGAAGCGGTCGAGGCCATCGATCCGCGTCCCGCCGAAGGCGTGCGCGCCACCGGCGCGACCAGTCTCGACGAGATCATTTACGGCGTGCTGCCGCAAGTATTGCCGTTGTGGATCTCGTACGCGCTGTATCGCTTCGAATCGAACGTGCGCTCGGCGATGGTGGTGGGCATGGTCGGCGCGGGCGGCATCGGCGTGGTGTTGTACGAGGCGATCCGCTCGTTCAACTATGCGCAAACCGCCGCGGTGATGATCATGGTGATCGTGGTCGTGACGGTGATCGATCTTGTTTCCACGTGGCTGCGCGAGCGCGTGACCTGA
- a CDS encoding M14 family zinc carboxypeptidase, with translation MQPLSFLPDSFAEYEDLRTILEQGSASFAIRTVCETTVRGRQFAVQTASIGSTDPQAPAIGFFGGIHGLERIGSQLVLDYMRALLARLEWDELLVRQLQSIRLIFMPIVNPGGMWAATRANPNGVDLMRNAPQNADERVPLLAGGQRVGAWLPWYRGREGAPMEPEASALLRVVETELAARPLSIALDCHSGYGWSDSIWFPYARTRKVMPHLPEMYVLKTMFERAHPHHGYAFEPQSHQYLLHGDLWDFAYDRAPAPNVFLPMTLELGSWLWIKKNPRQLFSRQGMFNPVKAHRTARVLRRHANLLDFLARAAFSSQRWLPQGNRREQLLQSAIDHWYKPESV, from the coding sequence ATGCAGCCTCTGAGCTTCCTTCCCGACAGTTTTGCGGAGTACGAAGATCTCAGGACGATCCTCGAGCAGGGCAGCGCGAGCTTCGCGATCCGCACGGTCTGCGAGACGACGGTGCGCGGCCGGCAATTCGCCGTCCAAACCGCGAGCATCGGTTCCACCGACCCGCAAGCGCCGGCAATCGGCTTTTTCGGCGGCATTCACGGGCTCGAGCGGATCGGCTCGCAACTGGTGCTCGACTACATGCGCGCGCTGCTTGCGCGGCTCGAATGGGACGAACTGCTGGTGCGCCAATTGCAGTCGATTCGTCTGATCTTTATGCCGATCGTCAATCCGGGCGGTATGTGGGCGGCCACGCGCGCCAACCCCAACGGCGTCGACCTGATGCGCAACGCGCCGCAGAACGCCGACGAACGCGTCCCGCTGCTCGCGGGCGGCCAGCGCGTGGGCGCGTGGCTGCCGTGGTATCGCGGCCGCGAGGGTGCGCCAATGGAACCCGAGGCCTCCGCGCTCCTGCGGGTGGTCGAAACGGAACTGGCCGCGCGACCGTTGAGCATCGCGCTCGATTGCCACTCGGGCTACGGCTGGAGCGACAGTATCTGGTTTCCGTACGCACGCACCCGCAAAGTGATGCCGCATCTGCCGGAAATGTACGTGCTGAAAACCATGTTCGAACGCGCGCATCCCCATCATGGCTACGCATTCGAACCGCAGAGCCATCAATACCTGTTGCACGGCGATCTGTGGGACTTCGCATACGACCGCGCGCCCGCGCCCAACGTCTTTCTGCCGATGACCCTCGAACTCGGTTCCTGGCTGTGGATCAAGAAGAATCCGCGCCAATTGTTTTCGCGTCAGGGCATGTTCAATCCGGTGAAGGCACATCGCACGGCGCGTGTGCTGCGGCGTCACGCGAACCTGCTCGACTTTCTGGCGCGCGCGGCCTTTTCGTCGCAGCGTTGGCTGCCGCAAGGCAATCGTCGCGAGCAATTGCTGCAAAGCGCGATCGACCATTGGTACAAACCGGAAAGCGTATGA
- a CDS encoding alpha/beta fold hydrolase: protein MSTWILLRGLTREIRHWGRLPGLLQGAVNESPYRAGAAGRLLLLDLPGNGEFAHLRAPSTVADMVGFVRNAALQSGMPGPYCVLAMSLGGMVATDWAQRHPYEIERLVLINTSMRPFSQMQERLRPSAWPGLLEVAAHWRDAPRAEHGIHRLTCNNVEMLGDDLDAWSRIRRSAPVSRGNALRQLWAAARFTAGAARPECPLLILSSRADKLVDPVCSAKLAAAWGALHGEHPWAGHDLPHDDPAWTSEQVRAWLAQEHAVPRAVL from the coding sequence ATGAGCACGTGGATTCTGCTACGCGGGCTGACGCGTGAAATCCGCCACTGGGGCCGCTTGCCTGGGTTGCTGCAGGGAGCGGTCAATGAATCGCCGTATCGAGCGGGCGCAGCGGGACGTCTGCTGCTGCTCGATCTGCCGGGCAACGGCGAATTCGCGCACTTGCGCGCGCCGTCGACGGTCGCCGACATGGTCGGCTTCGTGCGAAATGCTGCTCTGCAAAGCGGCATGCCGGGTCCCTATTGCGTGCTGGCGATGTCGCTCGGCGGCATGGTGGCGACGGACTGGGCGCAACGGCATCCCTACGAGATCGAACGGCTGGTGCTGATCAACACGAGCATGCGGCCGTTCAGCCAGATGCAGGAGCGGTTGCGTCCTTCCGCATGGCCGGGCCTGCTGGAAGTGGCCGCGCACTGGCGCGACGCGCCGCGCGCGGAACACGGCATTCATCGGCTGACCTGCAATAACGTGGAGATGCTGGGCGACGATCTCGACGCCTGGAGCCGGATTCGCCGCAGCGCGCCCGTGAGCCGTGGCAATGCGTTACGGCAACTCTGGGCAGCGGCTCGTTTCACTGCGGGCGCGGCGCGACCGGAATGCCCGTTGCTGATTCTTTCCTCGCGCGCCGACAAACTGGTCGACCCAGTGTGTTCGGCGAAGCTCGCGGCGGCCTGGGGCGCCTTGCATGGCGAACATCCGTGGGCCGGCCACGACCTGCCGCACGACGACCCGGCGTGGACCAGCGAACAGGTCCGCGCATGGCTCGCGCAGGAGCATGCGGTTCCGAGGGCCGTGCTTTAA
- the phnD gene encoding phosphonate ABC transporter substrate-binding protein, with the protein MKFLRSLITLAVGAATFAAVATAQAEDLNLGIISTDSSSVLKQRWEPLIQDMNKQTGLNIKAFFATDYAGIIEGMRFNKVQVAYLGNASAIEAVDRSQGEVFAKTVYANGDAGYKSVLITNVNSRFKTLDDVFKNTKDVTLGFGDPNSTSGTLIPGYYLFAQHNTPVNTSFKTVLPSSHEANLLAVVNNKIDIATNNTEMLDSLKKQHPDKFAQVRVLWTSPLIPSDPIVWRKDLPQATKDKLRNFFVNYAKTDAHEKAVMAGIFGYGGFAASSDAQLLPIRQVALFQQKQKIESDAHLSDDDRKTQLAALDAKLSALNSAQSKQ; encoded by the coding sequence ATGAAATTCCTGCGTTCATTGATTACGCTGGCCGTCGGCGCGGCGACCTTTGCTGCTGTCGCCACCGCGCAAGCCGAGGACCTCAACCTCGGCATCATTTCGACCGATTCGTCCTCCGTGCTGAAACAGCGCTGGGAACCGCTGATTCAGGACATGAACAAGCAAACCGGTCTGAACATCAAGGCGTTCTTCGCGACGGACTACGCCGGCATTATCGAAGGCATGCGTTTCAACAAGGTCCAGGTGGCGTATCTCGGCAATGCGTCGGCGATCGAAGCAGTGGATCGTTCGCAAGGCGAGGTGTTCGCCAAGACCGTGTACGCGAATGGCGACGCCGGGTATAAGTCGGTGTTGATCACCAACGTGAACAGCCGCTTCAAGACGCTCGACGATGTATTCAAGAACACGAAGGACGTCACGCTCGGCTTCGGCGATCCGAACTCCACGTCGGGTACGCTGATCCCGGGCTACTACCTGTTCGCCCAACACAACACGCCGGTCAATACTTCGTTCAAGACCGTGCTGCCGTCGAGCCATGAAGCGAATCTGCTGGCGGTGGTGAACAACAAGATCGATATCGCGACCAACAACACGGAAATGCTCGATTCCTTGAAGAAGCAGCATCCGGACAAGTTCGCGCAAGTGCGCGTGCTGTGGACCTCGCCGCTGATTCCGTCGGACCCGATCGTGTGGCGCAAGGATCTGCCGCAAGCCACCAAGGACAAGCTGCGCAACTTCTTCGTCAACTATGCGAAGACCGATGCACACGAAAAGGCCGTGATGGCGGGCATTTTCGGTTATGGCGGCTTCGCGGCATCGTCGGATGCGCAGTTGCTGCCGATCCGCCAGGTCGCCTTGTTCCAGCAGAAACAGAAGATCGAGAGCGACGCGCATCTCTCCGATGACGATCGCAAGACCCAGTTGGCCGCACTCGACGCGAAGTTGAGCGCACTGAACAGCGCGCAATCGAAGCAATGA
- a CDS encoding PIN domain-containing protein, with product MSSHFTAVYDACVLYSQPLRNLLMRLALTDLYRARWTCAIHDEWVRNLIANRPDLDRAKIYRVRELMDTHVRDALVENFEHLIPAIELPDPTDAHVVAAAVHCGAELIVTFNLRDFPAAALGTFNVTAQHPDDFIADLFDLNQAKVLEAMAEHRKSLKNPPKSVDEYLDTLARLGLTQTVSAVRPYSIAI from the coding sequence ATGTCGTCACACTTCACCGCTGTCTACGACGCTTGCGTTCTGTACTCCCAACCATTGCGTAACCTGTTGATGCGTCTGGCGCTTACTGACCTTTACCGGGCGCGTTGGACCTGCGCTATCCATGATGAATGGGTACGAAACCTGATCGCAAACCGGCCAGACCTGGATCGCGCCAAAATCTATCGCGTCCGAGAACTCATGGACACCCATGTTCGCGATGCGTTGGTCGAAAACTTCGAGCATTTGATACCGGCCATCGAGTTGCCGGATCCCACTGATGCGCACGTCGTCGCCGCCGCGGTCCACTGCGGGGCCGAACTTATTGTTACGTTCAATCTGAGAGACTTTCCTGCCGCCGCCTTGGGCACGTTCAACGTAACCGCGCAACATCCGGACGACTTCATCGCCGATCTGTTCGACCTCAACCAGGCGAAGGTGCTCGAAGCAATGGCCGAGCACAGGAAATCATTGAAGAACCCGCCGAAGTCCGTCGACGAGTACCTCGACACCCTAGCCAGGCTCGGTCTCACGCAAACTGTTTCGGCTGTTCGGCCCTATAGCATCGCTATCTGA